The following are from one region of the Gammaproteobacteria bacterium genome:
- a CDS encoding Kef family K(+) transporter, whose product MPHNISLITTIAAALGLAMVLGFITSRLRMPPLVGYLLAGIVIGPATPGFVADVELTSQLAEIGVMLLMFGVGLHFSLDDLLAVRRIAVPGAIVQIVVATVLGMVAATIWGWDIGAALVFGLALSVASTVVLLRALEARGVLDSVNGRIAVGWLVVEDLVMVLVLVLLPPLASLLGGKTDAVAHAASGGSLWITLGITFAKVAAFIALMLVVGRRVFPRVLWLVARTGSRELFTLCVISVAVGVAYSSAILFDVSFALGAFFAGMMMRESEFSHRAAAESLPLRDAFSVLFFVSVGMLFDPQVLIEQPIKVMVVVAIIMVGKTLAAIALVLAFRYPLNTALTVGASLAQIGEFSFILAGLGVALGLLPIEGQSLILAGALISIALNSFVFTAIEPAQIWIRTRSRLARRLEQRDDPLAELPMSVDQSFLAGQVVLVGYGRVGRRIAQALGERNIPYVVTEQNREFVEQLRARNIPAVYGDASDPAVLIQAHIAGASMLVIATPDTFHVRKMVEIARTLNPAIETVLRTHNEEEAELLQKEGIGKVFMGEHELATGMTRHILARMREETHSGQRERS is encoded by the coding sequence GTGCCTCACAATATCAGCCTGATAACAACCATCGCCGCCGCGCTGGGATTGGCGATGGTTCTGGGTTTTATTACGTCGCGTTTGAGAATGCCGCCGTTGGTTGGCTATCTCCTGGCGGGGATCGTGATCGGTCCGGCTACGCCAGGCTTTGTCGCGGATGTCGAACTTACCAGCCAGCTCGCCGAAATAGGGGTGATGCTGCTGATGTTCGGCGTCGGGCTGCATTTCTCGCTAGATGACCTGCTTGCTGTCCGGCGCATCGCAGTCCCGGGAGCCATAGTGCAGATCGTCGTGGCCACTGTGCTGGGGATGGTGGCTGCCACGATTTGGGGTTGGGATATCGGCGCAGCGCTAGTCTTCGGCCTCGCCTTGTCGGTTGCCAGCACGGTAGTGCTATTACGTGCCCTGGAGGCCCGAGGCGTGCTGGATTCGGTCAACGGCCGCATTGCCGTAGGCTGGCTGGTCGTCGAAGATCTGGTGATGGTTTTGGTGCTGGTACTGTTGCCTCCGCTTGCGAGCCTGCTGGGCGGGAAGACGGATGCCGTGGCCCATGCCGCCTCCGGCGGGAGTCTATGGATAACCTTGGGGATCACGTTCGCCAAAGTCGCTGCATTTATCGCGCTGATGCTGGTGGTGGGGCGACGCGTATTCCCTCGCGTGCTCTGGCTGGTGGCGCGCACCGGCTCACGAGAGCTATTCACGTTGTGCGTGATTTCTGTGGCCGTTGGGGTGGCCTATAGCTCAGCGATACTGTTCGACGTATCGTTCGCGCTAGGCGCGTTCTTTGCCGGGATGATGATGCGCGAGTCGGAGTTCAGCCACCGTGCCGCCGCCGAATCCTTGCCATTGCGCGACGCGTTTTCAGTGCTGTTCTTCGTGTCGGTCGGCATGCTGTTTGATCCGCAGGTGCTAATCGAGCAACCCATCAAGGTGATGGTGGTGGTGGCCATCATCATGGTGGGCAAAACCCTTGCCGCCATCGCCCTGGTGCTGGCGTTCCGTTACCCGCTCAACACCGCGCTCACGGTTGGGGCGAGTTTGGCGCAGATCGGCGAGTTCTCGTTTATCCTGGCCGGATTGGGTGTCGCGCTAGGTCTGCTGCCTATCGAGGGCCAAAGCCTGATTCTCGCCGGAGCACTGATTTCTATCGCCCTCAATTCGTTCGTCTTCACGGCCATCGAGCCGGCGCAAATATGGATACGCACACGATCCCGCCTCGCGCGGCGACTGGAGCAGAGAGATGACCCGCTCGCTGAGCTTCCGATGTCGGTCGATCAATCGTTCCTGGCTGGACAGGTTGTTCTGGTCGGTTATGGACGCGTCGGACGCCGGATCGCCCAGGCGCTTGGTGAAAGGAACATACCCTACGTGGTTACCGAGCAGAACCGCGAATTTGTCGAACAACTGCGCGCACGAAACATCCCGGCGGTATATGGAGACGCATCCGATCCCGCAGTGCTGATTCAGGCGCACATCGCGGGGGCCAGCATGCTGGTCATCGCGACCCCGGACACCTTTCATGTGCGCAAAATGGTGGAGATCGCCCGAACACTCAATCCGGCGATTGAGACCGTGCTGCGGACCCATAACGAGGAAGAAGCCGAACTGCTGCAAAAGGAAGGCATCGGGAAGGTGTTCATGGGCGAGCATGAACTGGCGACTGGCATGACCAGGCATATTCTGGCCCGCATGCGCGAGGAAACGCATTCCGGGCAGCGTGAGCGCTCATGA
- a CDS encoding class I SAM-dependent methyltransferase: protein MTLKPYSESCDQNKDPILAVLQKEFAHSRRALEIGSGTGQHAVYFGRHLPHLMWQTSDVAMHHGGICAWLDEAALPNVLPPLALDVDDDPWPRAQVDAVFSANTTHIMSWPQVKRMFAGVGHILQDNGVFCLYGPFNYGGTYTSPSNARFDICLKARDPLSGIRDFESLEELARTAGMSLLQDHAMPANNRTLVWRKA from the coding sequence ATGACACTCAAACCCTATTCAGAATCCTGCGATCAAAACAAAGACCCGATTCTCGCCGTACTCCAAAAAGAGTTTGCGCATTCGCGCCGGGCACTGGAGATCGGTAGCGGCACGGGGCAGCACGCGGTCTATTTCGGGCGGCATCTCCCGCACCTGATGTGGCAGACCAGCGATGTGGCGATGCATCATGGTGGGATATGCGCCTGGCTGGATGAGGCCGCGCTGCCAAATGTGCTGCCACCGCTGGCGCTCGACGTGGATGACGATCCGTGGCCGAGGGCACAGGTAGACGCAGTCTTCAGCGCCAATACCACACACATCATGTCCTGGCCGCAAGTGAAGCGGATGTTTGCAGGTGTCGGGCACATTTTACAGGACAATGGGGTGTTTTGTTTGTATGGGCCATTCAATTATGGCGGCACGTATACCAGCCCCAGCAACGCTCGTTTCGACATATGCCTGAAAGCGCGCGACCCGTTAAGCGGCATCCGCGATTTTGAGTCGCTGGAGGAACTCGCGCGGACGGCGGGCATGTCTTTACTACAGGATCATGCCATGCCTGCCAACAATCGCACTTTGGTGTGGCGCAAAGCATAA
- a CDS encoding NUDIX hydrolase, giving the protein MHRNPLLEKLDSYTAFDQAEKRMATVIERFVHAQPRCFERSLEIGHITGSAWIVDRERTHVLLTHHRKLDRWLQLGGHADGDPDILNVAWREAREESGLEGIKPVSEGIYDTDVHLIPATPKEPAHLHHDVRFLFEADRHAPLVISAESKDLAWVPIAKIGDYSVDESIMRMVYKLRR; this is encoded by the coding sequence ATGCACAGGAACCCATTACTGGAAAAACTTGACTCCTATACCGCGTTCGATCAGGCCGAAAAACGCATGGCGACGGTGATTGAGCGGTTTGTACATGCCCAGCCACGCTGCTTTGAACGCTCACTGGAAATCGGCCACATCACAGGTTCGGCATGGATTGTCGACAGGGAAAGAACTCATGTGTTGCTGACACATCACCGCAAGCTGGACCGGTGGTTACAGCTGGGCGGCCATGCCGACGGCGACCCCGACATTCTGAATGTCGCCTGGCGCGAGGCGCGTGAGGAATCTGGCCTTGAGGGGATCAAGCCAGTGTCGGAGGGCATCTATGACACCGACGTGCACCTCATCCCCGCCACACCCAAGGAACCCGCCCACCTTCACCATGACGTGCGTTTTCTGTTCGAGGCGGATCGTCATGCACCTCTAGTAATCAGCGCTGAATCGAAGGATCTTGCTTGGGTGCCGATTGCAAAAATAGGCGACTACAGCGTGGATGAATCAATAATGAGAATGGTCTATAAGTTACGCCGATAA
- a CDS encoding DUF3330 domain-containing protein, translating into MEPKPATNQEGILSCEVCLKEIPASAAKNFEAEDYVHHFCGADCFDKWLNKEKNSVKTGKD; encoded by the coding sequence ATGGAACCCAAACCTGCCACAAACCAGGAAGGCATACTGAGCTGCGAAGTCTGCCTGAAGGAGATTCCCGCATCGGCCGCCAAGAACTTTGAAGCCGAGGACTATGTCCACCATTTTTGCGGGGCGGATTGCTTTGATAAATGGCTGAATAAAGAGAAGAATTCCGTAAAAACCGGCAAGGATTAA
- a CDS encoding PilZ domain-containing protein, whose protein sequence is MERRWTARAPIYLDVGLFFHGQEISVCKTRDIGLGGVFLESAQPLLPKEAQVELIFMLGSGEQRIKHKIRAKVARLTEEGMGLVFRDFDATAFRSLQEVMRHKEKDGVEMPH, encoded by the coding sequence ATGGAGCGCCGCTGGACAGCACGGGCACCCATATATCTTGATGTCGGACTTTTTTTTCATGGCCAAGAGATATCGGTGTGCAAGACGCGAGATATTGGTTTGGGCGGAGTGTTTCTTGAGTCTGCCCAACCGCTGTTGCCAAAGGAGGCGCAGGTTGAGCTGATTTTCATGTTAGGCTCAGGCGAGCAGCGTATCAAGCATAAAATTCGGGCAAAGGTCGCGCGCTTAACGGAAGAGGGAATGGGCCTCGTGTTCCGTGATTTCGATGCAACCGCGTTCCGCTCCCTCCAGGAAGTGATGCGTCACAAGGAGAAGGACGGTGTTGAAATGCCGCATTGA
- the epmA gene encoding EF-P lysine aminoacylase EpmA, whose protein sequence is MQDNFPIEWRPTASLENLRLRARVLAAIRSFFSERGVLEVETPTLSSTTVTDPHLHSFTTRYTGPGAPQGRTLCLQTSPEFAMKRLLAAGSGPIYQLGKVFRNEEAGRRHNPEFTLLEWYRPEFDLAALMSEVEALVGLLIGAPQAERLSYADAFVRHVGINPHAATVEELKHCALIQNISEPPGLDDSGRDGWLDLLLTHVVEPQLGIGRPTFIFDYPPSQAALARVRPGNPAVAERFELYISGIELANGYHELGDAGEQRRRFDADRAKRHAAGLPDILPDERLLAALQHGLPDCCGVALGVDRLLMIAAQAQTIDEVMAFPVSRV, encoded by the coding sequence TTGCAAGATAATTTTCCCATCGAATGGCGGCCTACCGCAAGCCTTGAAAACCTGCGGCTGCGCGCCCGCGTGCTGGCCGCCATTCGCAGCTTTTTCTCCGAACGCGGTGTGCTGGAGGTGGAAACGCCAACACTGTCCTCTACGACGGTGACCGACCCCCATCTGCACAGCTTTACCACCCGTTATACCGGCCCCGGCGCACCTCAAGGCCGCACCTTGTGCCTGCAGACCTCCCCGGAATTCGCCATGAAACGTCTGCTCGCCGCCGGGAGTGGGCCGATCTACCAGTTGGGCAAGGTGTTCAGGAACGAAGAGGCGGGGCGGCGGCATAATCCTGAATTTACCCTCCTGGAATGGTATCGTCCGGAATTTGATCTTGCGGCGCTGATGAGCGAGGTCGAGGCTCTGGTAGGTCTCCTGATCGGCGCGCCGCAGGCGGAGCGCCTCAGCTATGCCGATGCCTTTGTCCGCCATGTCGGCATCAACCCCCATGCCGCAACGGTGGAGGAACTTAAACATTGCGCCTTGATCCAAAACATAAGTGAGCCACCGGGGCTTGATGATAGTGGCCGGGATGGTTGGCTGGACCTGCTGTTGACGCATGTGGTCGAGCCTCAGCTTGGTATAGGGCGTCCTACCTTCATCTTTGACTACCCCCCGTCTCAGGCGGCTCTGGCGCGCGTGCGGCCCGGCAATCCGGCGGTGGCGGAACGCTTTGAGTTGTACATCAGTGGCATCGAGCTGGCCAACGGCTATCACGAGCTGGGTGATGCCGGTGAGCAGCGGCGGCGTTTTGACGCGGATCGCGCAAAACGCCATGCCGCCGGTCTGCCCGATATTCTCCCGGACGAACGTCTGCTTGCCGCTCTGCAACACGGTCTGCCGGATTGTTGCGGCGTCGCGCTGGGGGTGGACCGGCTGCTTATGATTGCGGCGCAGGCTCAAACGATAGACGAGGTAATGGCGTTTCCTGTTAGTCGTGTTTGA
- the efp gene encoding elongation factor P, with translation MATYSTNEFKSGLKIMMDNDPCSILENEFVKPGKGQAFSRVKFRNLKNGRVIERTFKSGDTVEAADVVDVEMQYLYSDGQHWHFMVPETFEQIAADAPAVEDAIKWLKEQDVCVITLWNGVPLSVMPPNTVTLKVVDTDPGLRGDTSGGGTKPATLETGAVVRVPLFVEIGDLLKVNTRTGEYLSRAKA, from the coding sequence ATGGCCACATATAGCACCAATGAATTTAAGTCTGGCCTCAAAATCATGATGGATAATGATCCCTGTTCGATTTTGGAAAATGAGTTCGTCAAGCCCGGTAAAGGGCAGGCGTTTAGCCGTGTTAAATTCCGCAACCTCAAGAATGGGCGCGTTATTGAGCGCACCTTTAAATCCGGCGACACTGTGGAGGCCGCCGATGTCGTCGATGTCGAGATGCAGTATCTGTATAGCGATGGCCAGCACTGGCATTTCATGGTGCCGGAGACCTTCGAGCAGATTGCTGCGGATGCCCCCGCCGTGGAAGATGCCATCAAATGGCTCAAGGAACAGGATGTCTGCGTGATTACGCTGTGGAATGGCGTACCGCTTAGCGTGATGCCGCCGAATACGGTTACGCTCAAGGTGGTGGATACTGATCCTGGTCTGCGTGGTGACACCTCGGGTGGCGGCACCAAACCGGCTACGCTAGAGACAGGCGCCGTGGTGCGTGTGCCGCTGTTTGTCGAGATCGGCGATCTGCTCAAGGTGAATACGCGTACCGGGGAGTACCTGTCGCGGGCCAAGGCTTAA
- the epmB gene encoding EF-P beta-lysylation protein EpmB — MLPRISPSWQTSSWQKLLAQAISDPLELLAMLDLAPDALSLGYAARRQFALRVPRSYVARMRKSDPNDPLLRQVFPLSDEEFLATGFNTDPVGDLAAMPAPGVLHKYEGRVLLVTTGACAIHCRYCFRRHFPYSDANPAAHGWDAALDYIAADTTVSEVLLSGGDPLTLTDQRLAPLAQRLSAIPHLKRLRIHTRLPIVLPERVDNALLAWLDTSRLKPVMVVHANHANEIDGSVRDALSRLAQAGVALFNQTVLLRGVNDSTTALADLSEALFEAGVTPYYLHLLDKVQGAAHFETEEARARELMKELRNHLPGYLVPRLVHEQAGAPSKLPLL, encoded by the coding sequence ATGTTACCGCGAATTTCACCATCTTGGCAGACCAGTTCCTGGCAAAAATTGCTTGCCCAGGCCATTAGTGATCCGCTTGAACTGCTGGCGATGCTCGATCTTGCGCCGGATGCGCTGTCTTTGGGATATGCTGCCCGGCGCCAATTCGCCCTGCGCGTGCCGCGTAGCTATGTGGCGCGGATGCGCAAGAGCGACCCTAACGACCCGTTGCTGCGCCAGGTATTTCCGCTCAGCGACGAAGAATTCCTTGCCACAGGTTTTAACACCGATCCGGTGGGCGACCTTGCCGCCATGCCCGCCCCCGGCGTGCTGCATAAGTATGAAGGGCGCGTGCTGCTGGTGACCACCGGCGCGTGCGCCATCCATTGCCGCTATTGTTTTCGCCGCCACTTTCCTTACAGCGACGCCAATCCCGCCGCCCATGGTTGGGATGCGGCGCTGGACTATATCGCCGCCGACACAACCGTAAGCGAGGTTCTTTTGAGCGGCGGCGATCCTTTGACGCTTACCGACCAACGCCTGGCTCCCCTGGCACAACGCTTATCCGCCATCCCGCATCTTAAACGGCTGCGCATCCACACGCGCCTGCCGATCGTATTGCCGGAACGCGTGGATAACGCCCTGCTTGCCTGGCTGGACACAAGCCGCCTGAAACCGGTGATGGTGGTCCACGCCAACCATGCCAATGAGATTGATGGCTCAGTACGCGATGCGCTGTCGCGCCTTGCGCAGGCTGGGGTGGCTTTATTCAACCAGACCGTACTGCTGCGCGGCGTGAATGACTCCACCACAGCCCTGGCCGATCTTAGCGAGGCCCTGTTTGAAGCCGGGGTAACACCGTATTACCTGCACCTGCTGGACAAAGTGCAAGGCGCCGCCCATTTTGAAACCGAGGAAGCACGCGCGCGTGAGCTCATGAAAGAACTGCGCAACCACCTGCCCGGCTATCTCGTCCCCCGCCTGGTGCATGAACAGGCCGGCGCTCCGAGCAAACTACCCCTGCTGTAA
- a CDS encoding N-acetyltransferase — protein MTMTDITVRQETAADVRAIDVVNLSAFEGEAEAILVTVLRQSEHFIPELSLVAEIDNRIVGHILLSRAYLGRPGGEFDVLALAPMAVVPSQSHRGIGSALVRAAITKAASLGHKAIVVVGHPEFYVRFGLEKASKWDIRCLLPVPEESVQAIELAKGALSGGGTLRYPVVLTEFFRQTVQ, from the coding sequence ATGACCATGACAGATATTACCGTCCGGCAGGAAACAGCGGCTGACGTGCGCGCGATTGATGTTGTTAATCTTAGCGCTTTCGAAGGCGAAGCGGAGGCGATTCTGGTCACCGTGTTACGACAGTCCGAGCATTTCATTCCCGAATTATCTCTCGTTGCTGAAATAGATAACCGTATCGTGGGGCATATCCTGCTGTCGCGAGCCTATCTTGGCCGTCCAGGAGGCGAGTTCGATGTGCTGGCGCTAGCGCCGATGGCGGTGGTACCCTCGCAGTCGCATCGTGGCATAGGCTCTGCCCTGGTGCGGGCCGCAATCACCAAGGCGGCGAGTCTTGGGCACAAGGCTATTGTGGTAGTGGGGCATCCCGAGTTTTATGTGCGGTTCGGCCTTGAAAAGGCCTCCAAATGGGATATCCGGTGCCTTTTGCCTGTGCCTGAAGAGTCTGTGCAGGCTATAGAGCTGGCAAAAGGTGCATTAAGCGGTGGTGGAACGCTTCGCTATCCTGTGGTGCTTACTGAGTTCTTTCGGCAAACAGTACAGTAA
- the htpX gene encoding protease HtpX — MKRIFLFLLTNIAVLVVLSVSMRLLGIEGILDQQGVDLNMTSLLIYAGIIGMSGSFISLAISKWSAKNMTGARVIERPANATEAWLVDTVKRQAQKAGIGMPEVAIYDSPDVNAFATGMWRNNALVAVSTGLLRSMSQDEAEAVLAHEVSHVANGDMITLALIQGVVNTFVIVLSRVVGHLVDRLVFKTERGHGPAFWVTSIVAELVLGVLASAIVMWFSRRREFRADAGGASLAGREKMIAALERLKMGANQAHLPDQMAAFGISGGIGHGLKRLFMSHPPLEERIATLRSQRS, encoded by the coding sequence ATGAAACGCATTTTTCTGTTCCTGCTTACCAACATCGCTGTGCTGGTTGTACTCAGCGTTTCGATGCGTCTGTTAGGGATTGAAGGTATTCTCGACCAGCAGGGAGTCGATTTGAATATGACTTCGCTGCTCATCTATGCCGGCATCATCGGCATGAGTGGCTCGTTCATCTCGTTGGCGATCTCCAAATGGAGCGCAAAGAATATGACCGGGGCGCGCGTGATCGAGCGCCCGGCAAATGCCACCGAGGCATGGTTGGTGGATACCGTGAAGCGCCAGGCACAAAAGGCCGGTATCGGAATGCCGGAAGTGGCGATCTATGACTCGCCCGACGTGAATGCCTTCGCCACTGGCATGTGGCGTAACAACGCCCTGGTGGCGGTGAGCACCGGCCTGTTGCGTTCCATGAGTCAGGATGAGGCTGAGGCCGTGCTGGCGCATGAGGTCAGCCACGTCGCCAATGGTGACATGATAACCCTGGCGCTGATTCAAGGTGTGGTGAACACCTTTGTGATTGTGCTGTCGCGGGTAGTTGGCCATTTGGTAGACCGGCTGGTGTTCAAGACCGAGCGCGGCCATGGCCCGGCTTTCTGGGTAACTTCCATAGTCGCTGAGCTGGTGCTGGGCGTATTGGCCAGCGCCATCGTCATGTGGTTCAGCCGTCGCCGCGAATTTCGCGCCGATGCCGGTGGCGCGAGCCTGGCCGGGCGGGAAAAGATGATTGCTGCTCTGGAGCGTTTGAAAATGGGGGCTAACCAGGCTCATCTTCCGGACCAGATGGCTGCGTTTGGCATTTCGGGTGGGATCGGTCACGGGCTGAAACGCCTGTTTATGAGCCATCCTCCGCTGGAAGAACGCATTGCCACGCTACGTTCCCAGCGTAGCTAA
- a CDS encoding Mut7-C RNAse domain-containing protein: MKFLCDEMLKRLGRWLRAAGYDTVIEGDGVRDRDLIQRAVREGRLLITRDRKLTEFRDAPGVVILLRSNTVQDCIQELTGQIGIDWTFRPFTRCLVCNTPLIEAPPELWCEVPHRSRAMVRHLNYCPQCGKVYWEGSHVRRMHSKLEAWRANSGL, translated from the coding sequence ATGAAGTTCCTGTGTGACGAGATGCTCAAGCGCCTGGGGCGCTGGCTGCGCGCGGCGGGGTATGACACGGTGATCGAGGGAGACGGAGTCCGCGACCGCGATCTGATCCAGCGTGCGGTGCGGGAAGGGCGGCTGTTGATCACGCGCGACCGCAAACTCACGGAATTCCGTGATGCGCCGGGTGTGGTGATCCTGCTGCGTTCCAACACGGTGCAGGATTGCATCCAGGAGCTGACCGGGCAGATCGGGATCGACTGGACGTTCCGGCCATTCACGCGCTGTCTGGTGTGCAACACGCCGTTGATCGAGGCCCCGCCCGAGCTGTGGTGTGAGGTGCCGCATCGTTCGCGCGCGATGGTTCGCCACCTTAATTATTGCCCGCAGTGCGGTAAGGTCTATTGGGAGGGCAGTCATGTGCGGCGCATGCACAGCAAGCTGGAGGCCTGGCGGGCCAATAGCGGGTTATAG
- a CDS encoding acetoin utilization protein AcuC, with protein MPIANDNRVCVYLGEGLARYAFPGGHPFGAGRMEAFWDEMIRNGLDGGVTVRAPVMAAQEVIERFHTHAHVARIKAMSARGWGDFDAGDTPAFAGVYEAAAYVVGSTVDAVKCIMERSCRRAFVPIAGLHHAARDAATGFCIFNDIGVAIEILRSGYGVQRIAYVDIDVHHGDGVFYAYETDPQIYIVDVHENGRYLFPGTGAAHEIGRGAAAGSKLNIPLSPGAGDTAFLQVWPRIEAFVRHARPEFIILQCGADSLAGDPLANLTYSPATHAYAATRLCEIAEECCEGRILALGGGGYNLDNLARAWTAVVRAFIETP; from the coding sequence ATGCCAATTGCAAACGATAACCGCGTGTGTGTCTACCTCGGCGAAGGCCTCGCCCGCTACGCTTTCCCCGGTGGCCATCCCTTCGGGGCCGGGCGGATGGAGGCCTTTTGGGATGAAATGATCCGCAACGGCCTGGATGGCGGCGTAACCGTCCGCGCGCCGGTAATGGCGGCGCAGGAGGTGATCGAGCGCTTCCATACACATGCTCACGTGGCGCGCATCAAGGCGATGTCGGCGCGGGGCTGGGGGGATTTCGACGCTGGCGATACCCCTGCCTTTGCAGGTGTCTATGAAGCGGCGGCATATGTGGTGGGTTCCACCGTCGATGCCGTGAAGTGCATCATGGAGCGTAGCTGCCGCCGTGCTTTCGTCCCCATCGCCGGGTTGCACCATGCGGCACGCGATGCCGCGACGGGTTTTTGCATTTTCAACGATATCGGCGTGGCGATTGAGATCTTGCGCAGTGGTTATGGTGTGCAGCGCATCGCTTATGTGGATATTGATGTCCATCACGGTGATGGGGTGTTTTATGCTTATGAGACCGATCCGCAGATATACATCGTCGATGTCCATGAAAATGGCCGTTATCTCTTTCCCGGCACCGGCGCGGCGCACGAGATTGGGCGTGGCGCGGCGGCAGGCAGCAAGCTCAACATCCCCTTGTCGCCGGGTGCCGGAGATACGGCCTTTTTACAAGTCTGGCCGCGTATCGAGGCATTTGTGCGCCATGCCCGTCCTGAATTCATCATTCTGCAATGCGGTGCCGATAGTCTGGCAGGCGACCCCTTGGCAAACCTGACGTATTCGCCCGCCACCCACGCCTATGCGGCGACCCGGTTGTGCGAAATCGCTGAGGAATGCTGTGAGGGGCGCATCCTGGCCTTGGGTGGAGGTGGCTATAACCTGGACAATCTGGCCCGTGCCTGGACAGCAGTGGTGCGGGCGTTCATCGAAACGCCATGA
- the secF gene encoding protein translocase subunit SecF: MEFFRIKHDIPFMRYARITTVISAVMFALAVGALFMRGLNLSIEFTGGTVVEVHYPHAVDVEHIRTGLLGAGYHDVTVQNFGTTQDVLIRLPAKQNMSSATLSDEIMHALKTLDASVERRRVEFVGPQVGQELYEGGGLALLLVCAGIMAYLAIRFEWRFSIAAIVANMHDVVIILGFFAFFQWEFSLTVLAGVLAILGYSVNESVVVFDRIRENFRKMRKASVPEVIDNAITRTMSRTVITHTMTELVVLSMLFFGGESLFYFALALTIGIVFGIYSSVLVASPIVMWLGVDRSNLMPVKKEGEGVDARP; the protein is encoded by the coding sequence ATGGAATTTTTCCGCATCAAGCACGATATTCCGTTCATGCGCTACGCGCGCATTACAACGGTAATCTCGGCCGTGATGTTTGCCCTGGCGGTCGGGGCCCTTTTCATGCGCGGGCTGAATCTGAGCATCGAGTTCACCGGTGGTACGGTAGTTGAGGTTCATTACCCGCACGCAGTAGACGTGGAGCATATTCGTACCGGGCTTCTAGGGGCAGGCTATCACGATGTGACAGTACAAAACTTCGGCACCACCCAGGATGTGCTCATCCGTCTGCCCGCAAAGCAGAACATGTCCTCGGCGACGCTCAGCGATGAGATTATGCACGCGCTCAAGACGCTGGATGCCAGCGTGGAGCGGCGGCGAGTGGAGTTCGTTGGTCCGCAGGTCGGCCAGGAATTGTATGAGGGTGGCGGGCTGGCGCTCCTGTTGGTGTGCGCCGGAATTATGGCCTATCTCGCGATACGTTTCGAATGGCGTTTCTCGATTGCCGCGATCGTCGCCAATATGCACGATGTCGTTATCATCCTGGGTTTCTTTGCTTTCTTTCAGTGGGAGTTCTCCTTGACAGTGCTGGCGGGTGTGCTCGCCATTCTTGGCTACTCGGTGAATGAGTCGGTGGTGGTGTTTGACAGGATTCGCGAAAACTTCCGCAAGATGCGCAAAGCATCCGTTCCGGAAGTCATCGACAACGCTATTACCCGCACTATGTCACGCACCGTTATCACCCACACGATGACGGAATTGGTGGTGCTGTCCATGCTGTTTTTCGGCGGCGAGTCGCTGTTCTATTTCGCGTTGGCGCTCACCATTGGTATTGTGTTCGGCATCTATTCCTCGGTGCTGGTGGCCAGTCCTATCGTGATGTGGTTGGGTGTCGACAGAAGTAATCTGATGCCCGTCAAGAAAGAGGGTGAGGGTGTTGACGCCCGTCCGTAA